The following coding sequences are from one Chitinimonas sp. BJYL2 window:
- the secY gene encoding preprotein translocase subunit SecY, which translates to MANPATASTASKFADLKQRIWFLIGALIVYRIGAHIPVPGINPVELAALFDTSKGSAGLLNMFNMFSGGALSRFSVLAIGIMPYISASIILQLAGEVIPSLKELKKEGEAGRRKITQYTRYATVILATFQSFGIAVMLYRTPNLVMTGQGEFYFTTVVALVTGTMFLMWLGEQITERGLGNGISILIFAGIASGLPAAVAQTLELTNQGALPILLVLALGGAVILLVAGVVFVERGQRKVLVNYAKRQMGNRVVQGQSTHLPLKLNMAGVIPPIFASSIILFPATVLSWTGSSESVSWLKRVGDMLHPGQPLYVLLYAAAIVFFCYFYTALVFNPKETAENLKKSGAFIPGIRPGDQTAKYIEKVILRLTLIGAVYISTVCLIPEFLLLQWSLPFYFGGTSLLIVVVVTMDFMAQVQSYLLSHQYESLLKKANFKAG; encoded by the coding sequence GTGGCCAATCCTGCAACGGCGAGTACCGCCAGCAAGTTTGCAGATCTGAAACAGCGGATCTGGTTCCTTATCGGGGCCTTGATCGTTTATCGGATCGGCGCCCATATCCCTGTGCCTGGCATCAATCCAGTTGAGCTGGCCGCTCTCTTCGATACATCGAAGGGGTCGGCCGGCCTTCTGAATATGTTCAACATGTTTTCTGGTGGTGCACTGTCGCGTTTTTCGGTGCTCGCTATCGGGATCATGCCGTACATATCCGCGTCCATCATTCTTCAGTTGGCTGGCGAAGTCATTCCTAGTCTGAAAGAGTTGAAGAAAGAGGGCGAGGCGGGGCGCAGGAAGATCACGCAGTACACGCGATATGCGACTGTAATTCTGGCGACATTCCAGAGCTTTGGTATCGCTGTCATGCTGTATCGCACACCCAACTTGGTCATGACCGGGCAGGGTGAGTTTTACTTCACGACGGTGGTTGCACTGGTTACGGGCACCATGTTCCTGATGTGGCTTGGTGAGCAGATCACCGAGCGTGGTCTGGGCAACGGTATCTCTATCCTGATTTTTGCGGGTATCGCATCCGGACTTCCGGCCGCGGTTGCGCAGACACTCGAGCTTACCAATCAAGGGGCATTGCCGATCCTGTTGGTCTTGGCTTTGGGTGGTGCGGTGATCCTCTTGGTTGCTGGTGTGGTGTTTGTCGAGCGAGGTCAGCGCAAGGTGCTGGTCAACTACGCCAAGCGCCAAATGGGCAATCGCGTTGTTCAGGGTCAGAGTACACACCTGCCACTGAAACTCAATATGGCCGGCGTGATCCCTCCGATCTTTGCATCCAGCATCATCTTGTTCCCGGCGACGGTACTGTCGTGGACAGGCAGTTCAGAGTCGGTGTCTTGGCTCAAGCGTGTTGGCGATATGTTGCACCCTGGCCAACCGCTCTATGTTTTGTTGTATGCGGCAGCAATTGTTTTCTTTTGTTACTTCTACACGGCCTTGGTGTTCAACCCCAAGGAGACGGCAGAGAACTTGAAGAAGAGTGGGGCGTTCATTCCAGGCATTCGCCCGGGAGATCAAACCGCCAAGTACATCGAAAAGGTGATTTTGCGACTGACTTTGATCGGCGCGGTCTACATCTCGACGGTTTGCTTGATTCCTGAGTTCTTGCTGTTGCAGTGGAGTCTTCCCTTCTACTTCGGCGGCACGTCGTTGTTGATTGTGGTTGTGGTGACAATGGACTTCATGGCGCAGGTCCAGTCCTACTTGCTGTCACATCAGTACGAAAGTTTGCTGAAAAAGGCAAACTTCAAGGCGGGTTAA
- the rplO gene encoding 50S ribosomal protein L15, translated as MELNTIKPAEGAKHASKRVGRGIGSGLGKTCGRGHKGQKSRSGGFHKVGFEGGQMPLQRRLPKRGFKSLTKGHTVEVRVGDLNSLPVDEADLLTLKQVGLVPQSAKAAKLILAGKVEKAVKLRGVSATAGARAALEAVGGSIAE; from the coding sequence ATGGAACTCAACACGATCAAACCTGCTGAGGGTGCGAAGCACGCCAGCAAGCGCGTAGGCCGTGGCATCGGTTCCGGCCTTGGCAAGACCTGCGGCCGCGGCCACAAGGGTCAGAAGTCTCGCTCGGGTGGTTTCCACAAGGTCGGTTTCGAGGGTGGTCAGATGCCCTTGCAACGTCGCCTGCCCAAGCGCGGCTTCAAGTCGCTGACCAAGGGTCACACCGTGGAAGTTCGCGTGGGTGACCTGAACAGCCTGCCCGTTGATGAAGCAGACTTGCTGACGTTGAAGCAAGTCGGTCTGGTGCCGCAAAGCGCCAAGGCTGCCAAGCTGATTCTTGCCGGTAAGGTTGAGAAGGCTGTCAAGCTGCGTGGTGTGTCGGCAACTGCCGGCGCGCGCGCCGCCCTGGAAGCCGTTGGCGGCAGCATTGCCGAGTGA
- the rpmJ gene encoding 50S ribosomal protein L36: MRVQASVKKICRNCKIIRRNRVVRVICTDPRHKQRQG, encoded by the coding sequence ATGCGAGTTCAAGCTTCGGTCAAGAAGATCTGCCGCAATTGCAAGATCATCCGCCGTAATCGGGTTGTGCGTGTTATTTGCACCGATCCGCGGCACAAGCAACGTCAAGGCTGA
- the infA gene encoding translation initiation factor IF-1 yields the protein MSKEDVIQMQGEVLENLPNATFRVKLENGHVVLGHISGKMRMHYIRILPGDKVTVELTPYDLSRARIVFRAK from the coding sequence ATGTCGAAGGAAGACGTCATTCAGATGCAGGGCGAGGTGTTGGAGAATCTTCCCAATGCCACGTTTCGCGTAAAGCTGGAGAACGGACATGTTGTTCTGGGTCATATCTCGGGAAAGATGCGGATGCACTATATCCGCATCCTCCCGGGTGACAAGGTTACGGTGGAACTTACGCCCTATGATCTGTCCCGTGCTCGTATTGTGTTCCGCGCGAAGTAG
- the rpsE gene encoding 30S ribosomal protein S5, whose amino-acid sequence MAKSEIEDRGDGLREKMISVNRVTKVVKGGRIMGFAALTVVGDGDGRVGMGKGKSKEVPVAVQKAMEEARRKLVKINLRNGTVQHAVVGKHGATSVLIQPAPEGAGIKAGGPMRAVFEVMGVTNISAKCHGSTNPYNLVRATLDGLSRLRSPAEVAAKRGKSVEDILGVEANG is encoded by the coding sequence ATGGCTAAGTCTGAAATCGAAGATCGCGGCGACGGCTTGCGGGAAAAGATGATCAGTGTCAACCGCGTCACCAAGGTGGTGAAGGGTGGCCGGATCATGGGTTTCGCCGCATTGACCGTTGTTGGTGATGGTGATGGCCGCGTTGGCATGGGCAAGGGCAAGTCCAAGGAAGTGCCTGTTGCTGTGCAAAAGGCAATGGAAGAAGCTCGCCGCAAGCTGGTGAAAATCAATCTGCGCAACGGTACCGTCCAGCATGCTGTTGTCGGCAAGCATGGTGCGACCAGCGTGCTGATCCAGCCGGCGCCCGAAGGTGCGGGTATCAAGGCCGGTGGTCCGATGCGTGCTGTGTTCGAGGTGATGGGTGTTACCAACATCTCGGCCAAGTGCCACGGCTCCACCAATCCTTACAACCTGGTGCGTGCAACGCTGGACGGTTTGTCCCGCCTGCGCAGCCCGGCGGAAGTTGCTGCCAAGCGTGGCAAGTCCGTTGAGGACATTCTGGGGGTAGAGGCAAATGGCTAA
- the rpmD gene encoding 50S ribosomal protein L30 has translation MANATIKVTLVKSLIGRLEAHKACARGLGLRRLNQTVEVIDTPSNRGMINKISYLLKCEA, from the coding sequence ATGGCTAATGCAACCATCAAGGTAACGCTGGTCAAGAGCCTGATCGGTCGTCTGGAAGCACACAAAGCGTGTGCGCGTGGTCTCGGTCTTCGTCGTCTGAATCAGACGGTTGAAGTGATCGACACCCCTTCCAATCGCGGCATGATCAACAAGATCAGTTATTTGTTGAAGTGCGAGGCTTAA